The Wolbachia endosymbiont of Ctenocephalides felis wCfeT genomic interval TGCAGAGGAGAGAAAGTCATAATTTTCAAAAAGAAAAGAAGAAAGAATTACCGCAGAAAGGCTGGTCATAGGCAGTATATTACTGTTCTTCGTATTATTAGTATTAAAAAGTAAGGGATAAGATATGGCAACTAAGAAATCAGGTGGTAGCTCCTGTAACGGAAGAGATTCGATAGGCCGTAGGCTAGGGATAAAAAAGAATGGTAAGGTTATTCCTGGTAATATAATTGTGCGCCAAAGAGGAACGAAGTTTCATCCTGGAAAAAATGTTGGTATTGGTAAAGATCACACGATTTTTGCTAAAATAGAAGGTTGGGTCAACTTTAGAAAGTCAGTAAATAAAAAGACTTTTATTGATGTTATACCTACAGAAACAAGGGTCTGTAGCTCAGGTGGTTAGAGCGCACGCCTGATAAGCGTGAGGTCGGAGGTTCAACTCTTCCCAGACCCACCATTTACCATAATAAGTTATTTTTCATATCAAATCTAATGTAGCTGAAGCTTGCTATATTAGCCTAATTTTCACCCCTGTACGTATGATAAAGAGGGAGTTGAGTTTTTGCTAAAAAACTTTAAAAATCTTGACAAAAGTTAAAATTTTAGTTAAAATTATATAAACAGCTAATTCAAAGGAGAATATGATAGACGAATCAAAATTAGACCTACATGAGTCCGCAAAAGCGGTATATAACAGTTACCTGCTGCTATATAAATTAAATGAGCTTAAGGATGATGGAGGAAAATCATTACGAGATGTAATTTCGGAAGCGGTTGGTGATCGTAAAACTCAAACAGAGTTTAAAATAAATGATAAGCTATATACAGTTAATATTACTGAAGATGGTAAACTCAAAGTTCTGGGTGAATATACTAAACCAGAAGTTCAGGAAGTTAAAGAGGTACAAGAATATACTAATGAAGATGTTATTGCTCTATGGGCAAATAGTGAAGTTTCTTTTGAGAGAGATAACAGTAATAACCTGAGCTTTGCAGCTGGTTTGCATGATGAATTTAGGTCACAAGATTTAAAAATTGGTGGATCTAATAAAAAAGTTCCATTTGCTTTGCGCTTTGCTAATTTTTATAAAATTATAGAAATATTGAATGACCAAGAAATATCTCTTCAGGAAAAGCTGAGATTAGCAAATAATATAGCAACTGGTTCAGGAAAGACTGGTGATATAGCACTTTTAAAATTTTGGTGCTACCTTGCAAATATCCCCTGCATAACTTTAGTTCCAAATGAAATGTTGAGGGTTCAGTCGAATAATTTTGAGAAGGCATTTTTGCCA includes:
- the rpmA gene encoding 50S ribosomal protein L27 gives rise to the protein MATKKSGGSSCNGRDSIGRRLGIKKNGKVIPGNIIVRQRGTKFHPGKNVGIGKDHTIFAKIEGWVNFRKSVNKKTFIDVIPTETRVCSSGG